Proteins encoded in a region of the Fibrobacter sp. UWR4 genome:
- a CDS encoding Eco57I restriction-modification methylase domain-containing protein, producing the protein MADLKLYNPDVLSCLANLSNDEVFTPPEVVNRMLDMLPQELFESEDTTFLDPCCKTGVFLREIAKRLLKNQMPGYEEAVEEINAKKRNDEKLSPEEKHFMNELQKTVDHIFHKQLYGIAITEMTSLLSRRSVYCTKHPDGEYSISKFGRADGNIRFKKIQHTWVDGKCKYCGASESQYDRDDTLETHAYEWIHTENLEGIFNMKFDVIISNPPYQLSDGGGTGSSAKPIYQLFIEKAKKLKPRYMSMIIPSRWFSGGKGLDDFREEMLKDKSIRKLVDYENFRDVFPGVDLAGGACYFLWDRDNKGSCDVTNFSANEQTSHTRYLDEFDVFVRSNNALKIVRKVCKLYSEKKFLNERISPRLPFGITTTYSPLNSGVPCYFTQKIGLKYVQKKDVDDSLKLLNKWKFLVPKAPIAGQTDFSKPVGFYYDGNTRIAKPGECCSESWLVAGAFDTKEETINYKSYIFTKTVRFLLLQTVVGQNITRKNFCFVPDLEKYDQVYSDDYLRKQWGITDKEWEYIASRIGEIGGDR; encoded by the coding sequence ATGGCTGACCTTAAATTGTATAATCCTGACGTACTCAGTTGCCTTGCCAATTTGAGTAACGATGAAGTGTTTACTCCGCCGGAAGTTGTGAACCGTATGTTGGACATGCTTCCGCAGGAATTATTTGAAAGCGAAGATACGACTTTCTTGGACCCTTGTTGTAAAACAGGTGTTTTCCTTCGTGAGATCGCCAAGCGTCTTTTGAAGAATCAGATGCCTGGTTATGAAGAAGCTGTCGAAGAAATCAATGCGAAAAAGCGTAACGATGAAAAGCTTTCGCCCGAAGAAAAACATTTCATGAACGAATTGCAAAAGACTGTGGATCACATTTTCCACAAGCAGCTTTATGGCATTGCTATTACCGAAATGACGAGCCTGCTTTCTCGCCGTAGTGTTTATTGCACCAAGCATCCTGATGGAGAATACTCCATTTCAAAGTTTGGTCGTGCTGATGGCAATATTCGCTTTAAGAAAATTCAGCACACATGGGTGGATGGCAAATGCAAATATTGTGGAGCCAGCGAAAGTCAATACGATCGAGATGATACTCTTGAAACTCATGCCTACGAATGGATTCACACCGAAAATTTAGAGGGAATTTTTAACATGAAGTTTGATGTAATTATTAGCAACCCTCCGTATCAGCTGAGCGATGGTGGTGGCACTGGTTCTAGTGCTAAGCCAATCTATCAACTCTTTATTGAAAAAGCAAAAAAATTAAAACCTCGCTATATGTCGATGATTATTCCTTCTCGTTGGTTTTCGGGTGGTAAGGGTTTGGACGATTTTCGCGAGGAAATGCTTAAAGATAAAAGCATTCGTAAGTTAGTCGATTATGAAAACTTTAGAGATGTTTTTCCTGGTGTAGATCTTGCTGGTGGTGCCTGCTATTTCTTATGGGATAGAGACAATAAGGGTTCTTGTGATGTTACGAATTTCTCTGCTAATGAGCAGACATCGCATACGCGATATTTGGATGAATTTGATGTATTCGTAAGATCAAATAATGCTTTGAAAATTGTTAGAAAAGTTTGCAAACTCTATTCCGAGAAAAAGTTTCTTAATGAGCGTATTTCTCCAAGATTGCCGTTTGGAATTACAACGACGTATTCACCTTTAAATTCTGGAGTTCCTTGCTATTTTACGCAAAAAATTGGTTTAAAATATGTGCAAAAAAAGGATGTGGATGACTCCTTAAAACTTCTCAATAAATGGAAGTTTTTAGTTCCCAAGGCTCCGATTGCAGGACAAACGGATTTTTCTAAACCTGTTGGATTCTACTATGATGGAAATACAAGGATTGCGAAACCAGGAGAATGTTGCTCTGAATCTTGGCTTGTGGCAGGAGCTTTTGATACAAAAGAAGAAACGATAAATTATAAATCCTACATATTTACAAAAACCGTTCGCTTCTTGCTGTTACAAACAGTAGTTGGTCAAAATATTACTAGAAAGAATTTTTGCTTTGTACCTGATCTAGAAAAATATGACCAAGTTTATTCAGATGATTATTTAAGAAAACAGTGGGGTATCACAGATAAGGAATGGGAATATATCGCTTCTCGTATCGGCGAGATTGGAGGTGATAGATAA
- a CDS encoding GNAT family N-acetyltransferase: MIRIRSAKVEDASALLAIYKPYVENTAITFEYDAPSVEEFARRIRGTLEKYPYLVLERIGDNARNIGTVASSECIVDGTTSGNCAGAAEILGYCYAGVFKGRAAYNRSVETSIYVKMGEHGKGYGRALYNELDRELKARGILNAYACIASPKPGSTHLDNSSQKFHEHMGYSLVGTFHDCAYKFGQWYNMIWMEKMLGEHL; the protein is encoded by the coding sequence ATGATTAGAATACGTTCTGCAAAAGTTGAAGACGCCTCGGCACTGCTGGCAATTTACAAGCCCTATGTGGAAAACACCGCCATCACCTTCGAGTATGACGCCCCCTCTGTGGAGGAATTTGCAAGACGAATCCGCGGGACGCTGGAAAAGTACCCGTACCTAGTTTTGGAACGAATTGGGGACAACGCAAGGAACATCGGGACTGTCGCGAGTTCGGAGTGCATCGTGGACGGAACCACGAGCGGGAACTGCGCAGGTGCCGCAGAAATCCTCGGGTATTGTTACGCCGGCGTTTTCAAGGGCCGAGCCGCCTACAACCGCAGCGTAGAAACATCCATCTACGTCAAGATGGGCGAACACGGGAAAGGCTACGGTCGCGCCCTGTACAACGAACTGGATCGCGAACTAAAGGCCCGCGGGATTCTAAACGCCTACGCCTGCATCGCTTCGCCAAAACCTGGCAGCACCCACCTGGACAACAGCAGCCAGAAATTCCACGAACACATGGGCTACTCGCTGGTAGGCACCTTCCATGACTGCGCCTACAAATTCGGGCAGTGGTACAACATGATCTGGATGGAAAAAATGCTGGGGGAACATTTGTAG
- a CDS encoding DNA methyltransferase → MADESQIKSKERVANHGEVFTAEREVNAMLDLVKQETERIDSRFLEPACGTGNFLVKILERKLDVVKKKYKRSPLDFEKNSILALSSIYGVDILQDNTEACRERLFGIWNKAYKSVCKKDVDENAQKSAQFILEKNIVCGNALSLKRVDGEGNDTSEPIVFSEWAFVMGAKMQRKDYTFDELLNKASEAENDPSLALNDEGHFLQQYVSDYRRVWENG, encoded by the coding sequence ATGGCTGACGAAAGTCAGATAAAGTCTAAGGAAAGAGTCGCCAACCATGGTGAGGTTTTTACTGCAGAGCGTGAAGTGAATGCCATGCTTGATTTGGTCAAGCAGGAAACTGAACGCATTGACTCCAGATTTTTGGAGCCAGCTTGCGGTACAGGCAATTTCTTGGTGAAGATTTTGGAACGTAAGCTTGACGTGGTCAAGAAAAAGTACAAGCGCAGTCCTCTTGATTTTGAAAAGAATTCCATTCTCGCTTTAAGCAGCATTTATGGGGTTGATATTCTGCAGGATAATACGGAAGCTTGCAGGGAAAGATTGTTTGGCATTTGGAATAAAGCCTACAAATCCGTGTGCAAAAAAGACGTTGATGAAAATGCGCAAAAGTCTGCGCAGTTTATTCTTGAAAAGAACATTGTCTGTGGCAATGCGTTGAGTTTGAAAAGAGTGGATGGCGAAGGCAACGATACTAGCGAACCCATTGTGTTTTCGGAATGGGCGTTTGTAATGGGCGCAAAAATGCAGCGTAAGGATTACACCTTCGATGAGCTTTTAAACAAGGCTAGTGAAGCGGAAAATGATCCGTCTCTTGCCTTGAATGACGAAGGACATTTTTTACAACAATACGTTTCTGATTACAGGAGGGTCTGGGAAAATGGCTGA
- a CDS encoding carbohydrate-binding protein, producing the protein MKKFMVCAGLTLAMGFGLANATRQMEALDRGLVAVKTGNGVFLSWRVLGTDGNATGFNLYRDGAKIASFDGKAASNYTDAQGTAASKYYVRPVVNGVEKSSDKTVSVWGEQKLTVNLDRPAGGSDYTYSPNDIAVGDVDGDGEYELILKWDPSNSKDNSQKGKTGNVYVDCYKFSGKKLWRIDLGVNIRAGAHYTQILVGDYDSDGKAEVAMKTAPGTKDGSGKYISKGAAAGETNHTKDYRNSNGYVLSGNEYLTLFNGETGVEMATVNFNPARGTVSSWGDSYGNRVDRFLATNAYLDGQKPSMVFQRGYYTRMAIAAYDWDGKTLSQRWYYNAATKGSECYGQGNHNLSAGDVDGDGFDEIIEGACAIDHNGKFMYSTGKGHGDAIHFGDLDPDHEGLEVWEVHEEKPYGYDLHDARTGAILWSATSDADNGRGLAADVDSTSRGYEMWSTANGNVYSAKGQVLGSRYSVNFRIYWDGDLQDELLDGNKISKWNYSSKKFGDLVTLTGNSCNSTKATPNFSGDILGDWREEVILHDGASKLYVYTTTIPTTHRLYTLAHDPIYRLGMSWQNTAYNQPPHLGFWLGAGVDKAPTPDIMLVGGEVGPRIPAIQKQGAGSSFQTIMLGDAITEYAFGYSNCDGLTITGLPAGVTAVLDAANSRYVISGTPEKAGVYNISITTKGGSTEVDAATRDASITVLAEAKIENAAVKVLSSIEAGIPTDGVGVCETTNGGFVDTCYFNFDNVVTSYGIWNLYSGSPQENVTLVLRYAHGKTDTRKMELFVNETSYGVATFPPTPDWTTWDSVAIKISLDKGVNVLKLQSVSEQGGPNIDQLEFDIAGIVLAADSSIVDSDDEEGEGGDENTDAIDAPLHFGAAGMAQIQVFNLVGNRVATFSAEYTGDISSLRQHMNALPNGIYMVRVKVGNRAQMIRYNLR; encoded by the coding sequence ATGAAAAAGTTTATGGTGTGTGCCGGCCTTACGCTGGCAATGGGTTTTGGCCTAGCAAATGCAACTCGCCAGATGGAAGCTCTGGATCGTGGCCTGGTGGCTGTAAAGACCGGCAATGGCGTGTTCCTGAGCTGGCGCGTGTTGGGTACCGATGGCAATGCGACCGGCTTCAATCTTTATCGCGACGGTGCAAAGATTGCAAGTTTCGATGGAAAGGCTGCCTCCAATTATACGGATGCCCAAGGAACTGCCGCAAGTAAATATTATGTCCGTCCGGTTGTAAACGGCGTCGAAAAATCTTCGGACAAGACCGTTTCCGTTTGGGGTGAACAGAAGCTGACCGTCAATCTGGATCGCCCTGCTGGCGGTTCTGATTACACTTACAGCCCCAACGATATTGCCGTAGGCGATGTGGATGGTGACGGCGAATACGAACTGATTTTGAAGTGGGATCCCAGCAATTCCAAGGACAATTCCCAGAAGGGTAAGACCGGAAATGTGTATGTGGATTGCTACAAGTTTAGCGGAAAGAAATTGTGGCGAATTGACCTTGGCGTAAATATTCGTGCAGGCGCTCATTATACCCAGATTCTGGTTGGCGACTACGATAGCGATGGCAAGGCGGAAGTGGCCATGAAGACGGCCCCCGGCACCAAGGATGGTTCCGGCAAGTATATTAGCAAGGGTGCTGCCGCCGGCGAAACCAACCACACCAAGGATTACCGCAATTCCAACGGCTACGTTTTGAGCGGTAACGAATATCTGACTCTTTTCAATGGCGAGACAGGTGTTGAAATGGCCACTGTCAATTTCAATCCTGCTCGCGGAACCGTCTCTAGCTGGGGTGACTCCTACGGCAATCGCGTAGACCGTTTTTTGGCTACTAATGCTTATCTGGATGGTCAAAAGCCCAGCATGGTTTTCCAGCGCGGTTACTACACACGCATGGCCATTGCAGCTTACGACTGGGACGGAAAAACTCTGAGCCAGCGCTGGTATTATAACGCAGCCACCAAGGGATCCGAATGCTATGGCCAGGGAAACCACAATCTTTCTGCAGGTGATGTGGATGGTGACGGTTTCGACGAAATCATCGAAGGTGCCTGTGCCATCGATCATAACGGCAAGTTTATGTACAGCACTGGAAAGGGCCATGGCGACGCCATTCACTTTGGCGACTTGGACCCGGATCACGAAGGTCTCGAAGTTTGGGAAGTTCACGAAGAAAAGCCCTACGGTTACGACCTTCACGATGCCCGCACTGGCGCAATCCTTTGGAGCGCAACCAGCGATGCCGATAATGGCCGCGGTCTTGCCGCCGACGTAGACAGCACAAGCCGTGGTTACGAAATGTGGAGTACTGCCAATGGTAACGTGTATTCCGCAAAGGGCCAGGTTCTGGGCAGCCGCTACTCCGTCAATTTCCGCATCTACTGGGATGGGGACCTTCAGGATGAACTTCTGGATGGTAACAAGATCAGCAAGTGGAATTATTCCTCCAAGAAGTTTGGCGATCTGGTGACCTTGACCGGCAACAGCTGCAACTCCACCAAGGCGACGCCCAACTTTAGCGGAGACATTCTCGGCGACTGGCGCGAAGAAGTGATCCTTCACGATGGGGCTTCCAAGCTGTACGTTTATACCACGACTATTCCCACGACACATCGCCTTTACACTCTGGCTCATGACCCCATTTACCGCCTTGGAATGAGCTGGCAGAACACCGCCTATAACCAGCCGCCCCATCTTGGCTTCTGGCTAGGTGCTGGTGTCGACAAGGCTCCTACTCCGGACATTATGCTGGTGGGTGGCGAAGTTGGTCCTAGAATTCCTGCCATCCAGAAACAGGGTGCAGGCTCTAGTTTCCAGACTATCATGCTGGGCGATGCCATTACGGAATACGCCTTCGGTTACAGCAACTGCGACGGCCTCACTATTACGGGCTTACCGGCCGGCGTTACTGCAGTGCTTGATGCCGCCAATTCCCGCTATGTCATTAGCGGAACTCCCGAAAAGGCTGGCGTCTACAACATTTCCATTACCACAAAGGGAGGCTCTACCGAAGTGGATGCCGCTACCCGCGACGCAAGCATTACTGTTCTTGCGGAAGCTAAAATCGAAAACGCTGCAGTGAAGGTTCTCTCCTCCATTGAAGCGGGTATCCCCACCGATGGCGTTGGCGTCTGCGAAACGACAAACGGCGGATTTGTGGACACCTGCTATTTCAACTTCGACAACGTGGTTACCAGTTACGGTATCTGGAATCTATATTCCGGTTCCCCGCAGGAAAACGTTACGCTGGTCCTGCGCTACGCCCACGGCAAGACAGATACCCGCAAGATGGAACTGTTCGTAAACGAGACAAGCTACGGCGTGGCAACCTTCCCGCCCACTCCTGATTGGACCACCTGGGATTCCGTGGCTATCAAGATCTCCCTCGACAAGGGCGTGAACGTTCTGAAACTTCAGTCCGTTTCAGAACAGGGCGGCCCCAACATTGACCAGCTGGAATTTGACATTGCTGGTATTGTACTTGCCGCAGATTCCTCCATCGTGGATTCCGATGACGAAGAGGGCGAAGGTGGCGACGAAAATACCGATGCCATTGACGCTCCCTTGCACTTTGGCGCAGCTGGTATGGCTCAGATCCAGGTATTCAATCTCGTAGGCAACCGTGTGGCAACTTTCAGTGCAGAATACACTGGCGACATTTCGAGCCTAAGACAGCACATGAACGCCCTGCCCAACGGAATCTATATGGTCCGTGTAAAAGTGGGAAACCGCGCTCAGATGATTCGCTATAATTTGAGATAG
- a CDS encoding flavin reductase family protein has protein sequence MRKDLGKKALLYPQPVLIIGTYNEDKTPNAMVAAWGCVNDFDKVTICIDKTHKTMDNIRANKCLTVSMATAANIKQLDYMGITSGHKVADKFAKSGLSAVKSKKVKAPIIKELPLTLECKVLSYDEETELLYTQVVGVSADESILNAKGKVDIKKLCPLCYDPEGHGYYALGEKIGNAFKDGKSIK, from the coding sequence ATGCGCAAGGATCTCGGAAAGAAAGCTCTACTTTACCCCCAGCCCGTTTTGATCATCGGGACCTACAACGAAGACAAGACCCCTAATGCCATGGTGGCCGCCTGGGGATGCGTCAACGATTTCGACAAGGTGACCATCTGCATCGACAAGACTCACAAGACCATGGACAATATCAGGGCGAACAAGTGCCTGACCGTGAGCATGGCCACCGCCGCAAACATCAAGCAGCTGGACTACATGGGAATCACCTCGGGCCACAAGGTGGCGGACAAATTTGCAAAGTCCGGACTTTCCGCCGTCAAGAGCAAGAAGGTCAAAGCCCCCATCATCAAGGAACTTCCCCTGACCTTGGAATGCAAGGTCTTGAGCTACGACGAGGAAACGGAACTGCTCTACACCCAGGTGGTAGGCGTTTCCGCCGACGAATCCATCCTGAATGCAAAAGGCAAGGTGGACATCAAGAAGCTTTGCCCCCTGTGCTACGATCCCGAAGGCCACGGCTATTACGCCCTAGGCGAAAAAATCGGCAACGCCTTTAAGGACGGAAAGAGCATTAAATAG
- a CDS encoding Fic family protein encodes MINEHVMEMLHAGEGLRVEFKKAKDKLPGNIFETVCAFLNATGGFIFLGVDDDGTIVGVNPQAVPQMKKDLVNLAHNPTKINPACNLYPEECVVDGKTIIVCQVQESSEIHRCDGDVYLRSDDGDYVTRNTNVLSGVLTRKLGLFTEKRPMHGFTMADLRPELCRKAQNLMAVTFNNHPWANLSFEELLQYGGFYTVDRNTNERCLNLAAVLMFGTDEAIFRADPALLFDCLLRREDEIRYDDREMIRTNLIETYERVMDFIAKYLPDPFYLEGDQRISLRGKIFREAVSNIISHREYMHGSPGRIMIYKDRVEFTNPCVQYYIDRITPANLEPFARNPTICNFMVQMGRFERLGSGVRNTWKYLPIYAKGALPIFEETKYGFKLTLPLNGTPKVTPQVTQQVTPQVTQQVTQQVTQQVTQQVDGYVWALLKHLDGEMGRRELMRRLYLKDRNNFSWKYLLPALALGYVEQTVPDKPNSRTQKYRLTELGKQILADLNKEM; translated from the coding sequence ATGATTAATGAACATGTAATGGAAATGCTCCATGCAGGCGAGGGCTTGCGTGTGGAATTCAAGAAGGCAAAGGACAAACTGCCTGGCAATATTTTTGAGACTGTCTGCGCCTTTCTCAACGCAACAGGCGGATTCATTTTTTTAGGGGTTGATGACGATGGGACTATCGTGGGTGTGAATCCGCAGGCTGTTCCTCAAATGAAAAAGGATTTGGTAAATCTTGCCCATAATCCGACGAAGATAAATCCCGCTTGTAATTTATATCCAGAAGAATGCGTCGTTGATGGCAAGACGATTATTGTCTGCCAGGTTCAGGAAAGTTCCGAAATTCATCGCTGTGATGGGGATGTTTACCTGCGTAGTGATGACGGCGATTATGTGACTCGCAATACCAACGTGCTTTCGGGTGTGCTGACCCGTAAGCTGGGACTTTTTACAGAGAAGCGCCCCATGCACGGATTTACTATGGCGGACTTGCGCCCGGAACTTTGCCGCAAGGCGCAGAACCTGATGGCGGTGACATTCAATAACCACCCGTGGGCGAATTTGTCCTTTGAAGAACTTTTGCAGTATGGCGGTTTCTATACGGTGGATCGTAATACCAATGAACGCTGCTTGAACCTTGCAGCGGTTCTGATGTTCGGTACGGATGAGGCTATTTTCAGAGCGGATCCGGCATTGCTTTTTGATTGCCTGCTGCGCCGCGAAGATGAAATCCGTTACGATGATCGCGAGATGATTCGCACCAACCTGATTGAGACCTACGAGCGGGTGATGGATTTTATTGCGAAGTATCTGCCGGATCCATTTTACCTGGAAGGAGACCAGCGCATCAGTTTGCGAGGTAAGATTTTCCGTGAGGCGGTTTCAAATATCATTTCCCATCGCGAATATATGCATGGGTCGCCTGGTCGAATCATGATTTACAAGGACCGCGTGGAATTCACCAATCCCTGCGTTCAGTATTACATCGATAGGATTACCCCTGCAAACTTGGAACCTTTTGCCCGTAACCCGACCATCTGCAATTTTATGGTCCAGATGGGCCGTTTTGAGCGCCTCGGCTCCGGTGTGCGGAATACCTGGAAATACTTGCCCATTTACGCCAAAGGGGCGTTGCCGATCTTCGAGGAGACAAAATACGGCTTTAAGTTGACGCTTCCGTTGAACGGTACCCCCAAAGTCACCCCCCAAGTTACCCAGCAAGTCACCCCCCAAGTTACCCAGCAAGTCACCCAGCAAGTCACCCAGCAAGTCACCCAGCAAGTTGATGGGTATGTGTGGGCACTGTTGAAACATTTAGATGGGGAGATGGGGCGCCGTGAATTGATGCGAAGGCTGTATTTAAAGGATAGGAACAATTTTAGTTGGAAATATTTGCTTCCCGCACTTGCTTTAGGCTATGTAGAGCAGACGGTTCCAGATAAGCCGAACAGCCGTACTCAAAAGTACCGCCTGACAGAACTAGGGAAACAGATACTTGCAGATTTAAACAAGGAGATGTAG
- a CDS encoding GIY-YIG nuclease family protein translates to MPAVNLDSYLTPRPQVVPTIYAYTLPGVASHDGYIKVGFTDRNVEDRIKEQLHTAGIKPKILLQESAMCPDGSCFTDHQVHKILERNGFTHLNQGKDRNEWFFCKEKDILAAIKELKTGIRADRERTESFAMRPEQEEAVKKTQEYFKSALKEDPGHSPKFLWNAKMRFGKTFATYELAKKMGLKRILVLTFKPAVESAWADDLAHHVDFKGWQFISNKDAKEIGHTIDSEFELADKGKPIVVFGSFQDLLGTNDHGGIKAKNEFIHTTNWDLVAFDEYHFGAWRENAKKLFENTDEEANADFDQEKYQKEEAANAFNETFLPITTKYYLYLSGTPFRALNSGEFIEEQIFNWTYSDEQRAKAEWHGKDNPYASLPRMVMLTYKIPESIRQIAVGGEFDEFDLNEFFKAEGKGILAKFKHENEVQKWLNLIRGSYLPSSVDDLKLGQDKRPPMPYSDTRLLNVLQHTLWFLPDVAACDAMANLIAQKQNVFYQDYEIIVCAGSKAGIGLEALKPVRSAMKDPLKTKTITLSCGKLTTGVTVKPWTGVFMLRNLKSPETYFQTAFRVQSPWDMKNDLGQTEIIKQNCYVFDFALDRALKQISSYSSRLDINENDPEKRVADFIKFLPVLAYDGSAMMQLNAEAILDIAMSGTSATLLARRWESALLVNVDNETLNRLLSNPDAMNALMKIEGFRSLNSDIETIINKSEKVKKLKTKDNDTPLTPKEKKELTEAEKEFKTKRKQIQEKLIKFATRVPVFMYLTDYRERCLKDVITQLEPGLFKKVTGLDVKDFELLCSLNVFNSSLMNEAIFSFKRYEDASLSYTGLDKHDGDDVGGWDTVLKRKEYEQLFYKQQDSMKLEIKDNLYAKNSSNGMQVVSKNSSGKVIEFPKKGNSAQAVLAQKGAAEPQARYMTIKVGDKVLHKSFGEGTVIKIPQNRKYIYVKFGKVEKQFVLEAAFKGGFLK, encoded by the coding sequence ATGCCTGCCGTAAATCTTGACAGTTATTTAACGCCCCGTCCTCAAGTCGTTCCGACCATTTATGCTTACACCCTTCCGGGTGTTGCGTCCCATGACGGTTACATCAAAGTAGGCTTTACAGATCGCAATGTAGAAGACCGTATTAAGGAACAGCTGCACACTGCTGGAATCAAACCGAAAATCCTTCTTCAGGAATCCGCCATGTGTCCCGATGGTTCTTGCTTTACGGACCATCAGGTTCACAAGATTCTTGAACGTAATGGCTTTACCCATTTGAATCAGGGAAAGGATCGCAATGAATGGTTCTTCTGCAAGGAGAAGGATATTCTTGCTGCCATCAAGGAACTGAAAACGGGTATTCGTGCGGATCGTGAGCGCACCGAAAGTTTTGCGATGCGCCCGGAGCAAGAAGAGGCTGTCAAGAAAACCCAGGAATATTTCAAGTCTGCGTTAAAAGAAGATCCTGGCCATTCGCCCAAATTTTTATGGAACGCCAAGATGCGTTTTGGCAAAACTTTTGCCACTTATGAATTGGCGAAGAAGATGGGCCTCAAGAGAATTCTGGTGCTAACTTTCAAACCTGCAGTAGAAAGTGCCTGGGCAGATGACCTTGCCCATCATGTAGATTTTAAAGGCTGGCAATTTATTTCCAATAAGGACGCCAAGGAAATTGGCCATACCATTGATTCGGAATTTGAATTAGCAGACAAGGGTAAACCTATCGTCGTCTTTGGTTCTTTTCAGGATTTGTTGGGAACCAATGACCACGGCGGCATCAAGGCGAAGAATGAATTCATTCACACGACCAACTGGGATTTAGTTGCCTTTGATGAATATCATTTTGGTGCTTGGCGTGAAAATGCTAAGAAACTTTTTGAAAATACTGACGAAGAAGCTAACGCTGACTTTGACCAGGAAAAGTATCAGAAGGAAGAAGCCGCAAACGCATTTAATGAAACGTTCCTTCCTATTACCACAAAATATTATCTGTACCTTTCGGGTACGCCGTTCCGTGCCTTAAACTCTGGCGAGTTCATTGAAGAGCAGATTTTCAACTGGACTTATTCCGATGAGCAGCGTGCAAAAGCAGAATGGCACGGCAAGGATAATCCTTATGCAAGCCTCCCGCGAATGGTGATGCTCACTTACAAGATTCCAGAAAGTATTCGCCAAATTGCTGTTGGCGGAGAATTTGATGAATTCGATTTGAATGAATTTTTCAAGGCAGAAGGAAAGGGAATTCTTGCAAAATTCAAGCACGAAAATGAAGTGCAAAAATGGCTGAATCTTATTCGTGGTTCCTATTTGCCTTCCAGTGTTGATGATTTGAAATTGGGCCAGGATAAACGTCCTCCTATGCCTTATTCTGATACGCGCTTGCTCAATGTTCTTCAGCATACATTATGGTTCTTGCCTGATGTTGCTGCTTGTGATGCAATGGCAAATTTGATTGCGCAAAAACAGAATGTTTTCTATCAGGATTACGAAATCATTGTTTGTGCGGGCTCAAAAGCGGGAATTGGTCTTGAAGCGCTAAAGCCTGTGCGCAGCGCAATGAAGGATCCGCTGAAGACAAAGACAATCACGTTGTCTTGTGGTAAACTTACCACTGGTGTGACGGTAAAGCCCTGGACCGGTGTGTTCATGCTTCGCAATTTGAAAAGTCCGGAAACGTATTTCCAGACGGCATTCCGCGTGCAGTCTCCTTGGGATATGAAGAATGACCTAGGTCAGACGGAAATCATCAAGCAGAACTGCTATGTATTTGACTTTGCCCTGGATCGTGCGCTGAAGCAAATTTCAAGTTATAGCTCCCGTTTGGACATTAATGAGAACGATCCCGAAAAGCGAGTGGCTGATTTCATCAAGTTCCTTCCGGTTCTTGCCTATGATGGAAGCGCCATGATGCAGCTCAACGCAGAAGCAATTCTTGATATTGCCATGTCAGGAACTTCTGCAACGCTTCTTGCACGCCGTTGGGAATCGGCTCTCTTGGTAAATGTGGATAACGAAACCTTGAATCGCTTGCTATCGAATCCGGACGCAATGAATGCTTTGATGAAAATCGAAGGTTTCCGCAGTCTCAATTCCGACATCGAAACCATCATCAACAAGTCCGAAAAAGTCAAGAAGCTAAAGACGAAGGATAATGATACTCCCCTTACTCCGAAGGAGAAAAAGGAACTTACAGAAGCGGAAAAGGAATTCAAGACGAAACGCAAACAGATTCAGGAAAAATTGATCAAGTTTGCCACTCGAGTTCCCGTGTTCATGTATCTTACGGATTATCGTGAACGCTGTTTGAAGGATGTTATTACTCAGTTGGAGCCGGGCCTTTTCAAGAAAGTGACTGGTTTGGACGTGAAGGATTTTGAACTTCTTTGCTCCTTGAATGTGTTTAATTCAAGCTTGATGAACGAAGCGATCTTCAGTTTCAAACGTTACGAAGATGCTAGCCTCAGCTATACCGGCCTGGACAAGCATGATGGCGATGATGTTGGTGGCTGGGATACCGTTCTTAAGCGAAAGGAATATGAGCAGCTGTTCTATAAGCAGCAGGATTCCATGAAACTGGAAATCAAGGATAATCTCTATGCTAAGAATTCTTCAAATGGTATGCAAGTTGTGTCGAAGAATTCGTCCGGTAAGGTTATTGAGTTTCCGAAAAAAGGAAATTCTGCTCAGGCTGTGTTGGCGCAAAAGGGTGCTGCAGAACCTCAAGCTCGCTATATGACCATCAAGGTGGGAGATAAGGTGTTGCATAAGTCTTTTGGCGAAGGAACTGTTATCAAGATTCCTCAGAACCGCAAATACATCTATGTGAAATTCGGTAAGGTGGAAAAACAGTTTGTTCTTGAGGCCGCTTTCAAGGGTGGATTCTTGAAATAG